One region of Termitidicoccus mucosus genomic DNA includes:
- a CDS encoding MFS transporter codes for MSSKRPFWHGYKWEMLALLSVAFLLNQADRAIYGVVLPQITVDLQLTESQAGLVATVLFLTMAVLMPFAGFAGDRLPKARLITFCLILWSVATLFTGVVGGVVGLVLLRSVLTGGAEAFYAPAAYALVAKFHTTTRSIALSVHQAAFYVGVMTSGFIAGWVAEQWGWRHAFYTYGGAGILLGFVFMFRLRDTRVPVLDEETPSSQITDSSPVEKTNSDGPPPGFWQSFSLFFRVPSALLLTCGFAGIHCAHSAYIVFAPKLLLEKFPSLSLTMAGGYAMFFHYLAAFVGIIAGGVLSDYLVSKRPAVRLELQLVSMALGVPFIVWMGLAPSLVSVCVAMSFFGLLRGVYESNTQASLFDVIPPRFRGMAWGVMAMLALIPSSFMPWLMGMVKDRLPENGFSYGFAATGVFWVLGALALLAARLRTFHRDRIDLS; via the coding sequence ATGTCCTCTAAAAGACCGTTCTGGCACGGCTACAAATGGGAGATGCTCGCGCTGCTCTCGGTGGCCTTTTTGCTCAACCAGGCCGACCGCGCCATTTACGGCGTGGTGCTGCCGCAGATCACGGTCGATCTGCAGTTGACCGAGTCGCAGGCCGGCCTTGTCGCCACCGTGCTTTTTCTGACGATGGCGGTGTTGATGCCCTTCGCCGGGTTCGCCGGCGACCGGCTGCCCAAGGCGCGCCTCATCACCTTCTGCCTCATCCTTTGGAGCGTGGCGACGCTGTTCACCGGCGTCGTTGGCGGCGTGGTGGGACTGGTGCTGTTGCGCAGCGTGCTGACCGGCGGGGCCGAGGCTTTTTACGCTCCGGCGGCCTACGCGCTGGTGGCGAAGTTTCACACGACCACGCGCAGCATTGCCCTGTCCGTCCATCAGGCTGCATTTTACGTCGGCGTCATGACGAGCGGTTTCATCGCGGGCTGGGTCGCCGAGCAATGGGGCTGGCGCCACGCCTTCTATACTTACGGTGGCGCAGGCATCCTGCTCGGCTTTGTGTTCATGTTCCGTCTCCGTGACACACGGGTGCCCGTCTTGGACGAGGAAACTCCAAGTTCCCAAATTACGGATTCCAGCCCGGTTGAAAAAACAAATTCCGACGGCCCCCCGCCGGGTTTCTGGCAGTCCTTCAGTTTATTTTTCCGCGTGCCCTCGGCGTTGCTGCTTACCTGCGGCTTCGCCGGGATTCACTGCGCGCACTCCGCCTACATAGTGTTCGCGCCCAAGCTGCTCCTCGAAAAATTCCCCTCGCTCTCACTCACGATGGCCGGCGGCTACGCGATGTTCTTCCATTATCTCGCGGCGTTCGTGGGAATCATTGCCGGCGGCGTGTTATCGGATTATTTGGTGAGCAAGCGTCCCGCCGTGCGGCTGGAGTTGCAACTGGTCTCGATGGCCCTCGGTGTGCCGTTTATTGTTTGGATGGGCCTTGCGCCAAGCCTTGTGTCGGTTTGCGTTGCCATGTCTTTCTTCGGCCTGTTGCGCGGCGTGTATGAAAGCAACACCCAGGCTTCGCTCTTCGATGTGATCCCGCCGCGCTTCCGCGGCATGGCGTGGGGGGTGATGGCGATGCTCGCGCTTATCCCCAGCTCCTTCATGCCCTGGCTGATGGGCATGGTGAAGGACCGGCTGCCGGAGAACGGCTTCTCGTATGGCTTCGCGGCGACGGGCGTGTTCTGGGTGCTCGGCGCCCTCGCGCTTCTGGCGGCAAGACTGCGCACCTTCCATCGCGACCGCATTGACCTCTCTTGA
- a CDS encoding alpha/beta hydrolase, with protein MKTTACLSALLLLSALALAAPPPAGAAPLPQARRNASQEAGMKLKAGVTDLHADLVYKKVGDDDITLDLFLPKTKTGKDGKALFPNGTPVVFYLHGGAWSAGNRYGHSLSDVQFFSDNGLALVLVTYRFTKKGNGLTLADCVTDCFDAARFIAKNAAQYGLDPTRFLAHGSSAGGHLSLMVLLADPAQFPGDSGLAGATFRFIGAVAACPPCTFYSPEAWGKNEVRQTEQWFVERLGGLRSETRELAQKVSPLWWLKKDSPRALIIQGEADPKVNVGHALLMEKKARELGADLTVWRIPGANHSFKGNRSPMKNIRWQDLACPNLLDMARN; from the coding sequence ATGAAAACCACCGCCTGCCTCTCCGCCCTGCTCCTCTTGTCCGCGCTTGCGCTCGCCGCGCCTCCGCCCGCCGGTGCCGCGCCGCTGCCGCAAGCCAGACGCAACGCCAGTCAGGAAGCCGGCATGAAACTCAAGGCCGGGGTCACCGACCTTCATGCCGATCTCGTTTACAAAAAAGTCGGTGACGACGACATCACCCTCGACCTCTTCCTGCCGAAAACAAAAACCGGCAAAGACGGAAAGGCGCTTTTCCCGAATGGCACGCCGGTGGTGTTTTATTTACACGGCGGCGCTTGGAGCGCGGGCAACCGCTACGGCCACTCGCTTTCCGATGTGCAATTTTTCAGCGATAACGGCCTCGCTCTTGTTCTGGTCACTTACCGCTTCACCAAGAAAGGCAACGGCCTCACTCTCGCCGACTGCGTCACGGACTGCTTCGACGCCGCCCGCTTCATCGCCAAAAACGCCGCCCAATACGGCCTTGATCCGACGCGCTTCCTCGCCCACGGGAGCTCAGCCGGCGGCCACTTGTCGCTGATGGTGCTGCTGGCCGACCCCGCGCAATTCCCCGGCGACTCCGGCCTTGCCGGCGCGACATTTCGCTTCATCGGAGCTGTCGCCGCCTGCCCTCCCTGCACCTTCTATTCCCCGGAGGCATGGGGAAAAAACGAGGTGCGCCAGACCGAGCAGTGGTTCGTCGAACGGCTCGGCGGCCTCCGTTCCGAGACGCGCGAACTCGCCCAAAAAGTCAGCCCGCTCTGGTGGCTGAAAAAAGACTCCCCCCGCGCACTCATCATTCAGGGCGAGGCCGACCCGAAGGTGAACGTCGGCCACGCGCTTCTCATGGAGAAAAAAGCGCGCGAACTCGGCGCAGACCTCACCGTCTGGCGCATCCCCGGCGCCAACCACAGTTTCAAAGGAAACCGCTCCCCGATGAAAAACATCCGCTGGCAGGACCTCGCCTGCCCCAACCTCCTCGACATGGCCCGGAACTAG
- a CDS encoding xylose operon transcription regulator XylR → MDGRKKALARRKPGKPLRVAVCIGTRDQWGRERLLGFLQYAQKQNWQTYRIQQDNKSVLVRDALLAFDGAIIFDCLDQGFQKMLKEGGAVCVETDSQNLHLADAAVFQDDAMLVRAGAGHLRSAGFEHLGFCGFANNPTSDTRLAHFVEQTNGAGHVFKDTWLDGPVDITPLMRWIKALPKPAGVLACDDRIGERVLEACRWAGIRVPDEVGVIGAGNDELICEMTQPRLSSVVLPTRKIGWMGAEMLERLMAGKKVKEKWLSLAPLDIISRTSTDRLPAARPAVLKALEFMRAESHHPIGVDQVTAAAGVSRRTLERIFSADVGKTVHDYLVQLRLQGAKQLLRQTDMPLGDIPVQSGYLSQSAFVQMFATQTGMSPCEYRDQHRQHYRG, encoded by the coding sequence ATGGATGGACGAAAAAAGGCCCTCGCACGGCGGAAACCGGGCAAGCCCCTGCGCGTGGCGGTGTGCATAGGCACACGCGACCAGTGGGGCCGCGAACGGCTGCTCGGCTTCCTGCAATATGCGCAGAAGCAGAACTGGCAGACCTACCGGATCCAGCAGGACAACAAAAGCGTCCTTGTCCGCGACGCCCTCCTCGCCTTTGACGGGGCGATCATTTTCGACTGCCTGGACCAGGGGTTTCAAAAGATGCTGAAGGAGGGTGGCGCGGTGTGCGTGGAGACCGACTCGCAGAACCTGCACCTGGCGGACGCGGCTGTGTTCCAGGATGACGCCATGCTCGTGCGCGCGGGGGCCGGGCACCTCCGCTCGGCCGGCTTCGAGCACCTCGGGTTCTGCGGGTTCGCCAACAACCCCACCTCGGACACGCGGCTGGCGCATTTTGTGGAGCAGACGAATGGCGCGGGCCATGTCTTCAAGGATACATGGCTCGACGGCCCGGTGGACATCACGCCGCTGATGCGCTGGATCAAGGCGCTGCCCAAGCCCGCCGGCGTGCTGGCCTGCGACGACAGGATTGGCGAACGCGTGCTGGAGGCGTGCCGCTGGGCGGGCATCCGCGTGCCGGACGAGGTCGGGGTGATCGGCGCTGGCAACGATGAGTTGATTTGCGAAATGACGCAGCCGCGCCTTTCCAGCGTGGTGCTGCCGACGCGGAAAATCGGATGGATGGGGGCGGAGATGCTGGAGCGGCTGATGGCCGGAAAAAAGGTCAAGGAAAAGTGGCTGTCGCTCGCTCCGCTGGACATAATCAGCCGCACCTCGACGGACAGGCTGCCGGCGGCGCGTCCCGCGGTGCTCAAGGCGCTTGAGTTCATGCGTGCGGAAAGCCACCATCCGATTGGCGTGGATCAGGTGACCGCCGCCGCGGGCGTGTCCCGGCGCACGCTTGAGCGGATATTTTCCGCCGACGTGGGAAAGACCGTGCATGATTATCTCGTGCAGTTACGGCTGCAGGGCGCGAAGCAACTGCTGAGGCAGACGGACATGCCGCTCGGTGACATCCCGGTGCAGAGCGGCTATTTGTCGCAGTCCGCGTTCGTGCAAATGTTTGCCACGCAGACGGGGATGTCCCCGTGCGAATACCGCGACCAGCACAGGCAGCATTACCGAGGGTGA